The following are encoded together in the Populus trichocarpa isolate Nisqually-1 chromosome 5, P.trichocarpa_v4.1, whole genome shotgun sequence genome:
- the LOC7486570 gene encoding protein DETOXIFICATION 27 isoform X2 produces the protein MGVGEEENPLLFSGLEAHTQRHQQVHLSSGVSSSTIKEIWLESKKLWQIAGPSIFSRLAMFSMTVITQSFAGHLGDLNLASISIATTLIISISFGFLLGMASALETLCGRAYGAKQYHMLGIYMQRSWIVLFLCSILLLPLFLFATPILKLIGQPADIAEQTGLVAIWLIPFHFSFPFQFTLQRFLQSQLKTGVIALVSGGALLIHVILSWVFVYKLRVGIVGTALTLDFSWWVSVFGMFIYCVCGGCQLSWTGFSTQAFTGLWEFFKLSLASGIMLLLENIYYRVLITVSGFVHNTKVAVDALSICVTILSWESMIPLGFLAATGVRVANELGAGNAKGAKFATIVSLLTSLVVGLLFWSIVIAFPEKLAMIFTSSSFVILMVNELAVLLAFTILLNCIQPVLSGVAIGSGWQALVAYINIGSLGWNDLRNCGSNVGTLCRHHEM, from the exons ATGGGAGTAGGTGAGGAAGAGAACCCTCTTCTGTTTTCAGGGCTAGAAGCACATACACAACGACATCAACAAGTACACCTATCGAGTGGTGTATCCAGCAGCACGATTAAGGAAATATGGCTGGAATCAAAGAAGTTATGGCAAATTGCAGGTCCTTCAATCTTCAGCCGCCTAGCCATGTTCTCCAtgactgtcataacccaatcaTTCGCTGGCCACCTCGGTGATCTCAATCTTGCCTCCATCTCTATTGCCACCACTCTCATCATCTCTATCAGTTTTGGTTTCCTG TTAGGCATGGCAAGTGCATTGGAAACATTATGTGGTCGAGCTTATGGGGCTAAACAGTACCACATGCTGGGCATATACATGCAACGTTCTtggattgttttgtttttatgctcAATTTTGTTACTACCCTTGTTTTTGTTTGCAACTCCAATATTGAAGTTGATAGGACAGCCTGCAGACATAGCAGAACAGACAGGTTTAGTGGCGATATGGTTAATTCCGTTTCACTTTAGTTTCCCATTTCAGTTCACGTTACAAAGGTTCTTGCAGAGCCAGTTAAAGACTGGAGTGATTGCTCTGGTGTCTGGAGGGGCTCTTTTGATACATGTGATTTTGAGTTGGGTTTTTGTTTACAAGTTGAGAGTTGGGATTGTTGGGACTGCACTGACTCTTGATTTCTCTTGGTGGGTGTCTGTTTTTGGGATGTTTATCTACTGTGTTTGTGGTGGGTGTCAACTTTCTTGGACTGGGTTCTCTACACAAGCTTTTACGGGGCTTTGGGAGTTTTTCAAACTCTCTTTGGCTTCTGGGATCATGCTATT GTTGGAGAACAtctattatagagtgttgattacGGTATCTGGATTTGTGCACAACACTAAAGTTGCAGTTGATGCCCTTTCCATCTG TGTAACGATACTCAGCTGGGAATCCATGATTCCACTTGGATTTTTGGCTGCAACGGG GGTTCGCGTGGCAAATGAACTAGGTGCAGGCAATGCAAAAGGTGCCAAATTTGCTACCATCGTGTCATTATTGACCTCTCTAGTGGTTGGACTATTGTTTTGGTCAATTGTCATAGCCTTCCCTGAGAAGCTTGCGATGATTTTCACCTCTAGCTCCTTTGTTATTTTAATGGTTAATGAGTTAGCAGTCTTGCTGGCATTCACCATTCTGCTCAATTGCATACAGCCAGTTCTTTCAG GTGTGGCAATTGGATCTGGTTGGCAAGCATTAGTAGCTTATATAAACATAG GGTCTCTGGGCTGGAATGATTTGCGGAACTGTGGTTCAAACGTTGGTACTCTCTGTCGTCACCATGAAATGTGA
- the LOC7486570 gene encoding protein DETOXIFICATION 27 isoform X3 yields MGVGEEENPLLFSGLEAHTQRHQQVHLSSGVSSSTIKEIWLESKKLWQIAGPSIFSRLAMFSMTVITQSFAGHLGDLNLASISIATTLIISISFGFLLGMASALETLCGRAYGAKQYHMLGIYMQRSWIVLFLCSILLLPLFLFATPILKLIGQPADIAEQTGLVAIWLIPFHFSFPFQFTLQRFLQSQLKTGVIALVSGGALLIHVILSWVFVYKLRVGIVGTALTLDFSWWVSVFGMFIYCVCGGCQLSWTGFSTQAFTGLWEFFKLSLASGIMLLLENIYYRVLITVSGFVHNTKVAVDALSICVTILSWESMIPLGFLAATGVRVANELGAGNAKGAKFATIVSLLTSLVVGLLFWSIVIAFPEKLAMIFTSSSFVILMVNELAVLLAFTILLNCIQPVLSGSLGWNDLRNCGSNVGTLCRHHEM; encoded by the exons ATGGGAGTAGGTGAGGAAGAGAACCCTCTTCTGTTTTCAGGGCTAGAAGCACATACACAACGACATCAACAAGTACACCTATCGAGTGGTGTATCCAGCAGCACGATTAAGGAAATATGGCTGGAATCAAAGAAGTTATGGCAAATTGCAGGTCCTTCAATCTTCAGCCGCCTAGCCATGTTCTCCAtgactgtcataacccaatcaTTCGCTGGCCACCTCGGTGATCTCAATCTTGCCTCCATCTCTATTGCCACCACTCTCATCATCTCTATCAGTTTTGGTTTCCTG TTAGGCATGGCAAGTGCATTGGAAACATTATGTGGTCGAGCTTATGGGGCTAAACAGTACCACATGCTGGGCATATACATGCAACGTTCTtggattgttttgtttttatgctcAATTTTGTTACTACCCTTGTTTTTGTTTGCAACTCCAATATTGAAGTTGATAGGACAGCCTGCAGACATAGCAGAACAGACAGGTTTAGTGGCGATATGGTTAATTCCGTTTCACTTTAGTTTCCCATTTCAGTTCACGTTACAAAGGTTCTTGCAGAGCCAGTTAAAGACTGGAGTGATTGCTCTGGTGTCTGGAGGGGCTCTTTTGATACATGTGATTTTGAGTTGGGTTTTTGTTTACAAGTTGAGAGTTGGGATTGTTGGGACTGCACTGACTCTTGATTTCTCTTGGTGGGTGTCTGTTTTTGGGATGTTTATCTACTGTGTTTGTGGTGGGTGTCAACTTTCTTGGACTGGGTTCTCTACACAAGCTTTTACGGGGCTTTGGGAGTTTTTCAAACTCTCTTTGGCTTCTGGGATCATGCTATT GTTGGAGAACAtctattatagagtgttgattacGGTATCTGGATTTGTGCACAACACTAAAGTTGCAGTTGATGCCCTTTCCATCTG TGTAACGATACTCAGCTGGGAATCCATGATTCCACTTGGATTTTTGGCTGCAACGGG GGTTCGCGTGGCAAATGAACTAGGTGCAGGCAATGCAAAAGGTGCCAAATTTGCTACCATCGTGTCATTATTGACCTCTCTAGTGGTTGGACTATTGTTTTGGTCAATTGTCATAGCCTTCCCTGAGAAGCTTGCGATGATTTTCACCTCTAGCTCCTTTGTTATTTTAATGGTTAATGAGTTAGCAGTCTTGCTGGCATTCACCATTCTGCTCAATTGCATACAGCCAGTTCTTTCAG GGTCTCTGGGCTGGAATGATTTGCGGAACTGTGGTTCAAACGTTGGTACTCTCTGTCGTCACCATGAAATGTGA
- the LOC7486570 gene encoding protein DETOXIFICATION 27 isoform X1: MGVGEEENPLLFSGLEAHTQRHQQVHLSSGVSSSTIKEIWLESKKLWQIAGPSIFSRLAMFSMTVITQSFAGHLGDLNLASISIATTLIISISFGFLLGMASALETLCGRAYGAKQYHMLGIYMQRSWIVLFLCSILLLPLFLFATPILKLIGQPADIAEQTGLVAIWLIPFHFSFPFQFTLQRFLQSQLKTGVIALVSGGALLIHVILSWVFVYKLRVGIVGTALTLDFSWWVSVFGMFIYCVCGGCQLSWTGFSTQAFTGLWEFFKLSLASGIMLLLENIYYRVLITVSGFVHNTKVAVDALSICVTILSWESMIPLGFLAATGVRVANELGAGNAKGAKFATIVSLLTSLVVGLLFWSIVIAFPEKLAMIFTSSSFVILMVNELAVLLAFTILLNCIQPVLSGVAIGSGWQALVAYINIGSYYIVGVPLGFLLGWLLHFGIKGLWAGMICGTVVQTLVLSVVTMKCEWEKEAEKAQIHITKEAAST; encoded by the exons ATGGGAGTAGGTGAGGAAGAGAACCCTCTTCTGTTTTCAGGGCTAGAAGCACATACACAACGACATCAACAAGTACACCTATCGAGTGGTGTATCCAGCAGCACGATTAAGGAAATATGGCTGGAATCAAAGAAGTTATGGCAAATTGCAGGTCCTTCAATCTTCAGCCGCCTAGCCATGTTCTCCAtgactgtcataacccaatcaTTCGCTGGCCACCTCGGTGATCTCAATCTTGCCTCCATCTCTATTGCCACCACTCTCATCATCTCTATCAGTTTTGGTTTCCTG TTAGGCATGGCAAGTGCATTGGAAACATTATGTGGTCGAGCTTATGGGGCTAAACAGTACCACATGCTGGGCATATACATGCAACGTTCTtggattgttttgtttttatgctcAATTTTGTTACTACCCTTGTTTTTGTTTGCAACTCCAATATTGAAGTTGATAGGACAGCCTGCAGACATAGCAGAACAGACAGGTTTAGTGGCGATATGGTTAATTCCGTTTCACTTTAGTTTCCCATTTCAGTTCACGTTACAAAGGTTCTTGCAGAGCCAGTTAAAGACTGGAGTGATTGCTCTGGTGTCTGGAGGGGCTCTTTTGATACATGTGATTTTGAGTTGGGTTTTTGTTTACAAGTTGAGAGTTGGGATTGTTGGGACTGCACTGACTCTTGATTTCTCTTGGTGGGTGTCTGTTTTTGGGATGTTTATCTACTGTGTTTGTGGTGGGTGTCAACTTTCTTGGACTGGGTTCTCTACACAAGCTTTTACGGGGCTTTGGGAGTTTTTCAAACTCTCTTTGGCTTCTGGGATCATGCTATT GTTGGAGAACAtctattatagagtgttgattacGGTATCTGGATTTGTGCACAACACTAAAGTTGCAGTTGATGCCCTTTCCATCTG TGTAACGATACTCAGCTGGGAATCCATGATTCCACTTGGATTTTTGGCTGCAACGGG GGTTCGCGTGGCAAATGAACTAGGTGCAGGCAATGCAAAAGGTGCCAAATTTGCTACCATCGTGTCATTATTGACCTCTCTAGTGGTTGGACTATTGTTTTGGTCAATTGTCATAGCCTTCCCTGAGAAGCTTGCGATGATTTTCACCTCTAGCTCCTTTGTTATTTTAATGGTTAATGAGTTAGCAGTCTTGCTGGCATTCACCATTCTGCTCAATTGCATACAGCCAGTTCTTTCAG GTGTGGCAATTGGATCTGGTTGGCAAGCATTAGTAGCTTATATAAACATAGGTAGCTACTACATAGTCGGGGTGCCTCTTGGGTTCTTGTTGGGTTGGTTGCTCCACTTTGGTATTAAA GGTCTCTGGGCTGGAATGATTTGCGGAACTGTGGTTCAAACGTTGGTACTCTCTGTCGTCACCATGAAATGTGAATGGGAGAAGGAG GCAGAGAAAGCTCAAATCCACATAACTAAGGAAGCAGCCTCAACctaa
- the LOC7486570 gene encoding protein DETOXIFICATION 27 isoform X4, translated as MQLGMASALETLCGRAYGAKQYHMLGIYMQRSWIVLFLCSILLLPLFLFATPILKLIGQPADIAEQTGLVAIWLIPFHFSFPFQFTLQRFLQSQLKTGVIALVSGGALLIHVILSWVFVYKLRVGIVGTALTLDFSWWVSVFGMFIYCVCGGCQLSWTGFSTQAFTGLWEFFKLSLASGIMLLLENIYYRVLITVSGFVHNTKVAVDALSICVTILSWESMIPLGFLAATGVRVANELGAGNAKGAKFATIVSLLTSLVVGLLFWSIVIAFPEKLAMIFTSSSFVILMVNELAVLLAFTILLNCIQPVLSGVAIGSGWQALVAYINIGSYYIVGVPLGFLLGWLLHFGIKGLWAGMICGTVVQTLVLSVVTMKCEWEKEAEKAQIHITKEAAST; from the exons ATGCAGTTAGGCATGGCAAGTGCATTGGAAACATTATGTGGTCGAGCTTATGGGGCTAAACAGTACCACATGCTGGGCATATACATGCAACGTTCTtggattgttttgtttttatgctcAATTTTGTTACTACCCTTGTTTTTGTTTGCAACTCCAATATTGAAGTTGATAGGACAGCCTGCAGACATAGCAGAACAGACAGGTTTAGTGGCGATATGGTTAATTCCGTTTCACTTTAGTTTCCCATTTCAGTTCACGTTACAAAGGTTCTTGCAGAGCCAGTTAAAGACTGGAGTGATTGCTCTGGTGTCTGGAGGGGCTCTTTTGATACATGTGATTTTGAGTTGGGTTTTTGTTTACAAGTTGAGAGTTGGGATTGTTGGGACTGCACTGACTCTTGATTTCTCTTGGTGGGTGTCTGTTTTTGGGATGTTTATCTACTGTGTTTGTGGTGGGTGTCAACTTTCTTGGACTGGGTTCTCTACACAAGCTTTTACGGGGCTTTGGGAGTTTTTCAAACTCTCTTTGGCTTCTGGGATCATGCTATT GTTGGAGAACAtctattatagagtgttgattacGGTATCTGGATTTGTGCACAACACTAAAGTTGCAGTTGATGCCCTTTCCATCTG TGTAACGATACTCAGCTGGGAATCCATGATTCCACTTGGATTTTTGGCTGCAACGGG GGTTCGCGTGGCAAATGAACTAGGTGCAGGCAATGCAAAAGGTGCCAAATTTGCTACCATCGTGTCATTATTGACCTCTCTAGTGGTTGGACTATTGTTTTGGTCAATTGTCATAGCCTTCCCTGAGAAGCTTGCGATGATTTTCACCTCTAGCTCCTTTGTTATTTTAATGGTTAATGAGTTAGCAGTCTTGCTGGCATTCACCATTCTGCTCAATTGCATACAGCCAGTTCTTTCAG GTGTGGCAATTGGATCTGGTTGGCAAGCATTAGTAGCTTATATAAACATAGGTAGCTACTACATAGTCGGGGTGCCTCTTGGGTTCTTGTTGGGTTGGTTGCTCCACTTTGGTATTAAA GGTCTCTGGGCTGGAATGATTTGCGGAACTGTGGTTCAAACGTTGGTACTCTCTGTCGTCACCATGAAATGTGAATGGGAGAAGGAG GCAGAGAAAGCTCAAATCCACATAACTAAGGAAGCAGCCTCAACctaa